Genomic window (Candidatus Limnocylindria bacterium):
CCGCACGAGTTCGAGATCCGGGATGAGGTTGCGATCCCGCGCCCGGGATCGAACGAGGTGCTCGCGCGCGTGCGCGCGATCGCCATCTGCGGCACCGATGCCGAGATCGTCGATGGCACCTTCAAGGGACGCTGGCCACGCGCGTATCCATTCATCCCGGGCCACGAGTGGTCCGGAGAGGTCGTTGAGGCGGGCGAGATCGCGATGGGCTACGGATTCGTACCCGGGACACGCGTCGCGGGCACGAGCCACTCCGGCTGCGGCTACTGCCGGATGTGCCGCACCGGTCGCTACAACCTGTGCTTCAACTACGGCCGGGAGGATCTCGGTCATCGGCAATATGGCCACTACACGCAGGGCGCGTACGCGACCTACGTCGTTCACACCATCAAGAGCGTCTTCCCGATCCCCGATTCGATGCCCTTCGACGTCGCTGCGCTCTGCGACACGGCGTCGATCGCGCTGCACTCGGTGAAGCGGCCGGGCATCAATCCGGGCGACATCTACATCGCGGTCGGCTCAGGGGGCATGGGGATCCTCACCGCCATGTGTGCACGGGCGCTCGGTGCCGCCCGCTGCATCGTCGTGGGCGGCGGGAAGCGCCTGGGTCGCGCGAAGGAGCTCGGCTTCGAGACGGTCGACTACCACGACGGCGATCCGGTCGCGCGGGTGCGTGAGATGACGGGCGGCATCGGTGCCGACGTCGCGGCGGACTCGGCGGGGACCAAGGACTCCGTGGGACAGGCGATCCGCATGGTCCGCAAGGGCGGGCGCGTCGCGTTCACGGGGATCCCGAAGGAGGCCTCCTCGATCGATTTCCAGAAGATCGTGCTGGAGGAGATCGACCTCTACGGAGTCCGCGCCAATCGCAACACGATGGAAGAGGTCATCCCGCTGATGGCGGACGGTCGCATACCCGCCGGGAAGCTGATCACGCACCACTTCCCGCTAAGTGGGTTCCGCGAGGCGCTGCGCACGTTCAACGAACGCGTCGACGGCGCGCTCAAGGTGATCGTCGAACCGTGAGCCTCCCGCCGCGCATGCGCGCCGTGATCTTCGAGCGCCCGGGGGCGTTCGTTGTCGGCGATGTCGCCACACCGCGGCCGGCGCGCGGTGAGGCTCTGGTCCGGGTCCGCTCGTCGATGGTGTGCGCCACCGATCAGAAGATCCTCGCCGGCAGATTCCCAGCGACGCGCTTTCCGCATGTGCCCGGACACGAGTTCAGCGGCGAGGTCGTCGCGACGGGTGAAGGTGTGACCACCGCCCCGGGAGCCCGCGTCGGGGTCGAAGTGCATGTCGGGTGCGGGACGTGCGATCGCTGCCGCGAAGGCATGTACACGCTGTGCCTCAACTACGGCAAACGCGACACCGGACACGCGCACATCGGCTTCACGACCGGCGGTGGCCTGGCTGAGTACGCCGCGGTTCCGGTCGCGGCTCTGCACGCACTGCCCGACGGCATGTCGTTCGACGACGGCGCGTGGACGGACAACCTCGGCATCGCGCTCTGGGCGCTCGAGCGCGGCCGCCTCGCCGCGGGCGAGCGCGTCGTCGTCTTCGGGCCCGGCGCGATCGGTCTCTGCGCGGCGCAGCTCGCGCGCGCACTGGGTGCGGGAGCCGTTCAACTGGTCGGGCGCGGCGAGCGGCTCGGGCGGGTGAGCGATCTCGTCGACGCGGTGGTCGACGTGGCGGACGTCGAAAGCCTGAGGGGGAGCGCGGACCTGGTCGTGGAGTTCGCGGGGACCGCCGACGCCGCGCGCGCCGCGATCCTCACCGCGCGCCGCGGCGGCCGCGTGGTCCTCGGGGGATCGACCGGCGTCGGCACCGAGCTCTCGGGCGTCGATCTCTCGACGATCGTCCGCGGCAACATCGACGTGCTCGGCTCGCTCGCGAATCCGAAGGGTGTATCGGGCCGCGCGCTCACGCTCCTTGCCCGCGGCCAGGTGGACGTGAAGCGGCTGGTCACCCATCACTTCCCGCTCGAGCGCTTCAGTGATGCGTGGACGACGTTCACCGAGCGCAGAGATGGCGCGATCCGCGTGATGCTGCATCCGGTGGAGGGCGACTGATGGAGAGACCGACCGCGCTCGATCTCTATCGCGTGATGCGACGCATCCGCGACTTCGAGGAGCGAGCCACCGTGCTATTCGGCGAGGGCAAGCTCTGGGGCACGATCCACTCGTACGCCGGCGAGGAAGGCATCGCCGCCGGCGTGTGCGCGCACCTGCGCGACGACGACTGGATCACCAGCACGCACCGCGGACACGGACACTGCATCGCGAAGGGCGCCGACCTGGGCCGCATGTACGCGGAGCTGCTCGGACGCGAGACCGGGTACTGCCGCGGGCGCGGCGGGTCGATGCACATCGCCGATACCTCGAAGGGGAATCTCGGTGCGAACGGCATCGTCGGCGGTGGCATCCCCATCGCGACGGGCGCCGCACTGACGGCGAAGCAGCTCGGCACCGATCAAGTCGCGGTGTCGTTCTTCGGCGACGGCGCCGCCAATCAGGGCGCGTTCCATGAATCCGCGAACCTGGCCTCCATCTGGAAGCTGCCGGTGATCTACGTCTGTGAGAACAACCAATATGCGGAGAGCCTTCCGGTGAAGAACGCATTCGCGATCGACGACATCAGTAGCCGCGCCGGCGGCTACGGCATGCCCGGGGTCCGCGTGAACGGCCGCGACGTGCGCGCGGTCTATGACGCAGCGGGTGAGCTGATCGCGCGGGCGCGCCGCGGAGAAGGTCCGGCCTTCCTCGTCGCGGACACCTACCGACACGAAGGGCACTACTACGGCGACCCGCGGAAGTACCAGTCAAAGGACGAGATCGAAGGGTGGAAGACGCGCTTCGATCCGCTCGTCGACACGCGCGCCTGGATCACCGAAGCGAAGCTCGCGACGGCGGCGGAGCTCGACGCCATCGATGCCGAGGTGATCGAGGAAGCGAAGCGCGCGGTGGCCTGGGCCGAGGCGGGCCCGCCTGCGTCCCCGATCTCGCTGCCGGGGGACGTATATGCAAGCTACTGAGGCCCATCCGCAGATGACGGGGGCGACGCGCGAGATGTTCTACAACGAGGCGCTCGGTGAGGCGCTCCGCCTCGAGATGGAGCGCGACGAGCGCGTGATCGTGCTGGGCGAGGACATCGCCGAGCACGGCGGCGCCTTCCAGGTGACGGCGGGGCTGCTCGACAAATTCGGACCCACCCGCATCCGCCAAACGCCGATCAGCGAGCTCGGGATCGTCGGCGCCGCGGTCGGCGCCGCGCTCACGGGCCTGCGGCCGGTGGTCGAGCTCATGTACGTCGACTTCTCGGGACTCGCGATGGACCAGCTCGTGAACCAGGCGGCGCAGAACCGGTTCATGTTCGGCGGCCAGGCGCGGGTGCCGATGGTCATGCGCACGCAGGGCGGATCGGGCCGCGGGAACGCGGCGCAGCACTCGAAGTCGCTCGAAGCGTGGTTCACACATGTCGCCGGCCTCAAGGTGGTGATGCCGTCGACACCGGCGGACGCGAAGGGCCTTCTCACGTCCGCGATCCGCGACGACGACCCGGTGATCTTTCTCGAGCACAAGCTCCTGTACCGCACGAAAGGCCAGGTGCCTTCCGGCGAGTACCTCGTGCCGCTTGGCAAGGCCGACGTCAAACGCGCCGGGACCGATCTCACGATCGTGACGTGGTCACGCGAGGTGCTCTTCTCGCTCGAGGCGGCCGGCAAGCTCGCGGCCGATGGGATCGAGGCGGAGGTCATCGACCTGCGAAGCCTCGTTCCCCTCGATCGCGACGCGGTCCTCGCTTCGGTCCGGAGGACGCACCGGCTGCTCGTGGTCCACGAGGCGATCAAACGGGGTGGGTACGGTGGCGAGATCGCCGCGATCGTCGCCGAGGAGGCCTTCGACGACCTTGACGCGCCACCGCGGCGACTCGCGGGCCTCGAAACTCCCATCCCGTACGCGCAGCATCTCGAGAAGACCGTCGTACCTCAGGTCGACGACATCGTCCGCGTCGCCAAAGAGCTCGTGGCGTGACGGCCGCGACGATCCGCGCATGAGCGTCACGAACGTCATCCTCCCCAAGCTCGGGCTGACCATGGACGAGGGGCGTCTCGTCGCGTGGCACAAGAAGGAGGGGGACCGCGTGGAGAAGGGCGAGGTGCTCTTCGAGGTCGAGACGGACAAAGCGAACATGGAGATCGAAGCGTCCACCTCGGGCATCGTGCGCCGCATCCTGTTGCCGGCGGACGCGAGCGCTCCAGTCGCGACCGTGATCGCCTTGATCGCGGACACGGCCGACGAGCCGTTGCCAGCTGACGCGCCGGCGGGTATTGCGGCGGAGTCTCCGCTCACTCGAAACGGCTCGCCCGCTCCTTCTAAGGACGTAACCCCACCGCCGACGCGGGCTCGACTCTCGCTCGCGGAGACTCCGCCGCCCCCCGCCGGCGCGTCGGTGGATGGCTCCGACCGTGTCCGCAGCTCACCGGCTGCCCGGAAGCGGGCGCAGGAGCTCGGCGTCGACATCAACGGGGTGCGTGGCACGGGCCCGGGTGGACGCGTCGGTCTCGAGGATGTGGAGGCAGCCGCTGCGTCCGTCTCGACGTCGTCGGCCTCGCCCTCCGCCGCGGTGGGTGAAAAGAGGGAGCCGATCTCGCGGATGCGGCGTGCCGTGGGGGAGGCCATGACGCGGAGCGTTCGCGACGCCCCGCAGTTCTCCATCGCGCGCGATGTGGACATGACGGCGGCCAACGCGAAGCGCAAGGCCGCGGGGGTCTCGTACACGGACGTGATCG
Coding sequences:
- a CDS encoding thiamine pyrophosphate-dependent dehydrogenase E1 component subunit alpha, translated to MERPTALDLYRVMRRIRDFEERATVLFGEGKLWGTIHSYAGEEGIAAGVCAHLRDDDWITSTHRGHGHCIAKGADLGRMYAELLGRETGYCRGRGGSMHIADTSKGNLGANGIVGGGIPIATGAALTAKQLGTDQVAVSFFGDGAANQGAFHESANLASIWKLPVIYVCENNQYAESLPVKNAFAIDDISSRAGGYGMPGVRVNGRDVRAVYDAAGELIARARRGEGPAFLVADTYRHEGHYYGDPRKYQSKDEIEGWKTRFDPLVDTRAWITEAKLATAAELDAIDAEVIEEAKRAVAWAEAGPPASPISLPGDVYASY
- a CDS encoding alpha-ketoacid dehydrogenase subunit beta, which gives rise to MTGATREMFYNEALGEALRLEMERDERVIVLGEDIAEHGGAFQVTAGLLDKFGPTRIRQTPISELGIVGAAVGAALTGLRPVVELMYVDFSGLAMDQLVNQAAQNRFMFGGQARVPMVMRTQGGSGRGNAAQHSKSLEAWFTHVAGLKVVMPSTPADAKGLLTSAIRDDDPVIFLEHKLLYRTKGQVPSGEYLVPLGKADVKRAGTDLTIVTWSREVLFSLEAAGKLAADGIEAEVIDLRSLVPLDRDAVLASVRRTHRLLVVHEAIKRGGYGGEIAAIVAEEAFDDLDAPPRRLAGLETPIPYAQHLEKTVVPQVDDIVRVAKELVA
- a CDS encoding zinc-binding dehydrogenase, which produces MSAVGTTSPPKTATMQALVLTAPHEFEIRDEVAIPRPGSNEVLARVRAIAICGTDAEIVDGTFKGRWPRAYPFIPGHEWSGEVVEAGEIAMGYGFVPGTRVAGTSHSGCGYCRMCRTGRYNLCFNYGREDLGHRQYGHYTQGAYATYVVHTIKSVFPIPDSMPFDVAALCDTASIALHSVKRPGINPGDIYIAVGSGGMGILTAMCARALGAARCIVVGGGKRLGRAKELGFETVDYHDGDPVARVREMTGGIGADVAADSAGTKDSVGQAIRMVRKGGRVAFTGIPKEASSIDFQKIVLEEIDLYGVRANRNTMEEVIPLMADGRIPAGKLITHHFPLSGFREALRTFNERVDGALKVIVEP
- a CDS encoding alcohol dehydrogenase catalytic domain-containing protein, with protein sequence MSLPPRMRAVIFERPGAFVVGDVATPRPARGEALVRVRSSMVCATDQKILAGRFPATRFPHVPGHEFSGEVVATGEGVTTAPGARVGVEVHVGCGTCDRCREGMYTLCLNYGKRDTGHAHIGFTTGGGLAEYAAVPVAALHALPDGMSFDDGAWTDNLGIALWALERGRLAAGERVVVFGPGAIGLCAAQLARALGAGAVQLVGRGERLGRVSDLVDAVVDVADVESLRGSADLVVEFAGTADAARAAILTARRGGRVVLGGSTGVGTELSGVDLSTIVRGNIDVLGSLANPKGVSGRALTLLARGQVDVKRLVTHHFPLERFSDAWTTFTERRDGAIRVMLHPVEGD
- a CDS encoding dihydrolipoamide acetyltransferase family protein, whose product is MSVTNVILPKLGLTMDEGRLVAWHKKEGDRVEKGEVLFEVETDKANMEIEASTSGIVRRILLPADASAPVATVIALIADTADEPLPADAPAGIAAESPLTRNGSPAPSKDVTPPPTRARLSLAETPPPPAGASVDGSDRVRSSPAARKRAQELGVDINGVRGTGPGGRVGLEDVEAAAASVSTSSASPSAAVGEKREPISRMRRAVGEAMTRSVRDAPQFSIARDVDMTAANAKRKAAGVSYTDVIVAAAATALRAHPRLRSRFDGDAVVVSEKIDVGLAVALEAGLIVPVLRDADRKALGTLRDEREALETAVRSGRARAEAFGGAAITVSNLGTFGVDRFTAIVNPPEASILAVGRVADRVIAVNGAPAVRPVVSLTLTVDHRVADGADAARYLADVAKGLET